The Candidatus Melainabacteria bacterium genome includes a window with the following:
- a CDS encoding N-acetyltransferase, which translates to MLQTERLLLRRWKESDFEPFAALNADPAVMEHFPKTLSAEETRALIERIENRFDDDLFSLWAVEILRDEQFIGFVGLWRPTFEAHFTPCVEIGWRLANSSWGNGYAPEAARAALQFGFEKVGLEEIVAMTATTNKRSMRVMEKIGMTFDPRDNFKHPYLEDGHPLQEHVLYRIKNKSRALL; encoded by the coding sequence ATGTTACAAACCGAGCGATTATTATTGCGTCGCTGGAAAGAGTCTGATTTTGAGCCTTTTGCAGCATTGAACGCTGACCCTGCTGTCATGGAGCATTTTCCGAAGACTCTGTCCGCCGAAGAGACAAGAGCCCTGATTGAGAGAATCGAGAATCGGTTTGATGACGATTTGTTCAGTCTATGGGCGGTAGAGATATTACGAGACGAACAGTTCATAGGCTTTGTCGGTCTCTGGCGACCGACCTTTGAGGCGCACTTTACTCCCTGTGTTGAAATTGGGTGGCGTCTGGCTAACAGTTCCTGGGGGAACGGTTACGCACCTGAGGCCGCACGAGCTGCATTGCAATTCGGCTTTGAAAAAGTTGGATTAGAAGAGATTGTGGCAATGACGGCCACGACAAATAAAAGGTCGATGCGAGTGATGGAAAAGATCGGTATGACCTTTGACCCCAGAGACAACTTCAAGCACCCGTATCTGGAGGATGGTCATCCCCTGCAGGAACATGTTCTTTATCGAATCAAGAACAAATCAAGAGCGCTTCTGTGA
- a CDS encoding haloacid dehalogenase-like hydrolase — MDTVAVIFDFDETLMPDSTSALLAKHGIDVEKFWTEQAKALIDQGYDQAHAYLRLILENIGPDKPLGNLTNKDLGKFGAELDCYYPGVLNMFEDLRQIVNAVSTDLRLEFYIISGGLQDLVQGTKIAKEFSAIYGCTLDEDAEGTSIRWIKRCITFTEKTRYLFEINKGIRPSDVLNHHCAVNTSVAEERRRIPFKNMIYVGDGLTDIPCFSLLKKHGGYGYGVFDPSQQKSAKKALEEFMRADRVLSVYPPDFQAMSGLGAMLRITVQTVANSIVLSQKRS, encoded by the coding sequence TTGGACACTGTAGCCGTCATTTTCGACTTCGACGAGACCCTGATGCCTGACTCCACGTCGGCGTTACTGGCAAAACATGGCATCGACGTCGAAAAATTCTGGACCGAACAGGCAAAAGCACTAATAGACCAGGGTTACGACCAAGCCCACGCCTACTTGCGACTGATTCTTGAAAACATTGGACCAGATAAGCCTCTGGGAAATTTGACTAATAAAGACCTGGGCAAGTTCGGTGCTGAATTGGACTGCTATTATCCCGGCGTTTTAAATATGTTTGAGGATCTTCGCCAGATTGTAAACGCAGTCTCGACCGATTTGAGACTCGAGTTTTACATTATCAGTGGTGGTTTACAGGACCTCGTGCAGGGAACGAAAATCGCGAAGGAATTTTCGGCTATCTATGGCTGCACTCTTGATGAAGACGCTGAAGGCACAAGTATTCGTTGGATCAAGCGATGCATTACGTTTACCGAGAAAACTCGATATCTGTTCGAGATTAACAAAGGTATCCGTCCTTCAGATGTTCTGAATCATCACTGCGCGGTCAATACTTCAGTAGCTGAAGAAAGACGCCGTATTCCTTTCAAGAATATGATTTACGTAGGAGACGGACTGACTGACATTCCTTGCTTTTCGTTACTGAAAAAACATGGTGGCTACGGCTACGGAGTTTTCGATCCGTCGCAACAGAAATCAGCAAAGAAGGCTCTAGAAGAATTTATGAGAGCAGATCGCGTACTTTCGGTCTACCCGCCTGATTTTCAAGCGATGTCAGGGTTGGGGGCAATGCTCAGAATAACCGTTCAAACGGTGGCAAACAGCATTGTGCTGTCACAGAAGCGCTCTTGA
- the hflB gene encoding ATP-dependent zinc metalloprotease FtsH, which produces MKNKRKVGLIAIFLSAVALIVLAFAGVFDQKMIPRLPDEAANMRSVTSYELDRIFAESPGSIERITCFKGLRTVIADISPLGPALVDYSNANSLLAKAHSAHIPVQISETVHRSLVDRLIYSLHPTFWIMLGMCVLSALALLFGERVFRRLDVNLPGMDSFNPSASEVASTAPEERRTFDDVAGCDEAIAKLRRVSRWLKSPDWYEQFGAKIPKGVLAVGPPGTGKTLLARALAGEVDANFFAASGSTFVEMFAGVGARRVRKLFAEAVAARKKTGKPSIIFIDEIDAIGKKRGQGNSGADSERDQTLNQLLVCMQGFEASSGILVMAATNMVESLDEALKRPGRFDYQVSVDLPDTLGREKIFMIHTKNMRLAPNVRLRDLAVRTPQFSGADIEQACNEAAISAAERIEKLTEESAYQLTDADKVITLEDFDCGIDYVQFGDPMLSRARSMSEEDKRNTAFHEAGHCAVQQALRPYGADPITKVTIEPRTKSLGSMQSHAVNDRYGYTEEQLRARIMTAMGGRIAQEVFLNRKDTGAANDFEQATKLARAMVAEFGMSKLEPFSVKLSDDGQRPTKIGDELANEIDAEWRGIIDECYQEAKRLIIENERRIERVAEALLAEQTLLGERFLELWNGYSATVAVNAPLRVEQAIDDLESLMSK; this is translated from the coding sequence ATGAAGAACAAACGGAAAGTCGGACTGATAGCCATTTTTTTGTCAGCTGTCGCTTTGATTGTTCTTGCTTTTGCCGGTGTGTTCGATCAGAAGATGATTCCTCGGCTGCCTGATGAAGCAGCGAACATGCGATCTGTTACGAGCTATGAGTTGGATCGGATCTTTGCCGAATCGCCTGGGTCCATAGAACGAATCACCTGCTTTAAGGGACTACGTACAGTAATTGCTGATATCAGCCCGCTTGGACCAGCTCTGGTTGATTATTCGAATGCAAATTCTCTTTTGGCGAAGGCTCATTCTGCCCATATTCCGGTCCAGATCAGTGAAACGGTTCATCGTTCTTTAGTCGACCGGTTGATTTATTCATTGCATCCAACTTTCTGGATTATGCTTGGGATGTGTGTATTAAGTGCACTCGCCTTGCTTTTCGGCGAGCGGGTATTTCGTCGTCTTGATGTTAATCTTCCAGGCATGGATTCGTTTAATCCTAGTGCTTCGGAAGTCGCCTCCACCGCACCTGAAGAGCGTCGCACTTTTGATGATGTCGCTGGATGCGACGAGGCGATAGCTAAACTGAGAAGAGTTTCGCGTTGGCTTAAATCACCTGATTGGTACGAGCAATTTGGTGCAAAAATTCCGAAAGGTGTACTTGCGGTGGGACCTCCTGGAACTGGCAAGACTCTGCTCGCTCGCGCTCTGGCCGGCGAAGTAGATGCTAATTTCTTTGCGGCCAGTGGTTCTACATTTGTTGAGATGTTCGCCGGAGTCGGTGCTCGACGCGTTCGCAAACTTTTTGCTGAAGCCGTCGCTGCCCGGAAAAAGACCGGCAAGCCGTCAATCATATTCATTGATGAGATCGACGCTATTGGCAAAAAACGTGGACAGGGTAACTCGGGCGCAGATTCTGAGCGCGATCAGACATTGAATCAATTGCTTGTCTGCATGCAAGGCTTTGAAGCCAGTAGTGGAATCCTTGTGATGGCGGCGACCAACATGGTCGAATCATTGGATGAGGCTTTAAAACGTCCGGGCCGATTCGATTATCAAGTTTCCGTCGACTTACCCGACACGCTCGGTCGGGAAAAGATATTCATGATTCACACCAAAAACATGAGGCTGGCGCCGAACGTTAGATTGCGTGACCTCGCTGTACGCACGCCTCAGTTTTCTGGTGCAGATATTGAGCAAGCTTGCAATGAGGCAGCTATTTCTGCAGCCGAGCGCATTGAAAAGCTGACGGAGGAATCTGCATATCAACTAACTGACGCTGACAAAGTAATCACTCTTGAAGATTTCGACTGCGGTATCGACTATGTGCAATTCGGTGATCCAATGCTCTCCAGGGCTCGTTCGATGTCTGAAGAGGATAAACGTAACACTGCGTTCCACGAGGCTGGTCATTGTGCCGTGCAGCAGGCTCTGCGTCCCTATGGTGCAGATCCGATCACTAAAGTAACGATCGAGCCGAGAACAAAATCTCTTGGTTCAATGCAAAGTCACGCCGTCAACGATCGTTACGGATATACCGAAGAGCAACTGCGCGCCAGAATCATGACTGCTATGGGAGGGCGCATTGCGCAAGAGGTATTCTTGAATCGCAAGGACACCGGCGCCGCCAATGATTTCGAGCAGGCGACCAAACTTGCAAGGGCTATGGTGGCAGAATTCGGAATGTCTAAATTGGAGCCATTTTCTGTCAAGCTGTCGGACGACGGACAGAGACCAACAAAAATTGGCGATGAACTTGCAAATGAAATCGACGCTGAATGGAGAGGAATCATCGACGAGTGCTACCAGGAAGCGAAACGTCTGATCATAGAAAATGAGCGCCGTATTGAGCGAGTTGCTGAGGCATTGCTGGCTGAGCAGACATTGTTGGGCGAGCGCTTTTTGGAGTTGTGGAACGGATACTCAGCTACGGTGGCAGTCAATGCTCCACTTAGAGTTGAACAAGCGATCGACGATCTGGAGTCATTAATGTCCAAGTAA
- a CDS encoding alpha-D-glucose phosphate-specific phosphoglucomutase — translation MSTKTSDVRIVATTPFSDQKPGTSGLRKAVKTFQQPNYLENFVQSIFNSAGPLDGKTIVLGGDGRYFNREAVQIILKMAAANGIGAVKVGQHGILSTPATSCVIRKNKCAGGIILSASHNPGGPNGDFGVKYNTENGGPAPEKVTEAMFAISKSITEYKILEADDVNIDELGKHNLGGMVVEVIDSVADYQELMESIFDFDLIKSMIMKGDFRMRFDAMNAVTGPYGHSIFEKRLGAPPDTVMYGTPLVDFGGGHPDPNLVYAHDLVEVLFGGNAPDFGAASDGDGDRNMILGRKFFVTPSDSLAIMTANATLVPGYKKGLSGVARSMPTSCAVDRVAKKLGIPCYETPTGWKFFGNLMDADKAALCGEESFGTGSNHIREKDGIWAVLFWLNILAVRKESVEEIVRKHWQEFGRNYYSRHDYEEVESSKCESLMEHLRKQLPGLKNKKFGKYEVATADDFSYTDPIDGSVSSKQGIRIIFTDGSRIVYRLSGTGTHGATLRIYLESYEADTNLHDQETQEALAPLIKIADELATIKALTDRDRPTVIT, via the coding sequence ATGAGCACAAAAACGTCCGATGTTCGCATTGTCGCAACGACGCCTTTCAGCGATCAAAAGCCCGGCACTTCCGGGTTGCGAAAGGCTGTAAAGACCTTTCAACAGCCAAATTACCTGGAGAACTTCGTCCAGTCGATTTTTAACAGTGCCGGACCACTTGACGGCAAGACAATCGTACTTGGTGGCGACGGCAGATACTTCAACAGAGAAGCCGTGCAGATAATCCTCAAAATGGCGGCAGCGAACGGTATCGGAGCAGTCAAGGTCGGTCAGCACGGAATCCTCTCGACGCCCGCGACTTCATGCGTGATCCGTAAAAACAAATGTGCCGGCGGCATCATACTTTCCGCTAGCCACAATCCGGGTGGACCAAACGGCGATTTCGGCGTCAAATACAACACCGAAAACGGCGGACCAGCACCTGAAAAAGTAACTGAGGCAATGTTTGCCATCAGCAAGAGCATTACCGAATACAAAATTCTCGAAGCCGACGATGTAAATATCGACGAGCTTGGTAAACACAACCTGGGTGGCATGGTCGTTGAAGTTATCGACTCTGTGGCCGACTACCAGGAATTGATGGAATCAATATTCGACTTCGACCTGATCAAAAGCATGATCATGAAGGGCGATTTCCGGATGCGCTTCGATGCCATGAATGCAGTAACAGGTCCTTATGGTCACTCAATCTTCGAGAAGCGTCTTGGCGCGCCACCAGATACAGTGATGTACGGAACACCGCTGGTAGACTTCGGTGGTGGACATCCAGACCCCAACCTGGTCTATGCTCACGACTTGGTGGAGGTTCTGTTCGGAGGCAACGCCCCCGATTTCGGAGCTGCATCAGACGGAGACGGCGATCGAAATATGATTCTCGGCCGCAAATTCTTTGTCACGCCAAGTGACAGCCTGGCAATCATGACCGCAAATGCGACTCTCGTTCCAGGATACAAGAAAGGACTTTCCGGCGTAGCTCGCAGCATGCCCACCAGCTGCGCAGTAGACAGGGTGGCTAAAAAGCTCGGCATTCCCTGCTACGAAACTCCGACCGGTTGGAAATTCTTCGGAAACCTGATGGATGCAGACAAAGCCGCTTTATGCGGCGAAGAAAGCTTCGGCACAGGTTCAAATCATATCCGAGAAAAAGACGGTATCTGGGCAGTTCTGTTCTGGCTGAACATTCTCGCCGTTCGCAAGGAATCCGTAGAAGAGATCGTGCGCAAGCACTGGCAGGAATTCGGACGCAACTACTATTCTCGTCACGACTACGAGGAAGTAGAAAGCAGCAAGTGCGAGTCTTTGATGGAACATCTGCGTAAACAGCTGCCGGGCTTGAAAAACAAGAAGTTCGGCAAATACGAAGTTGCCACCGCAGATGATTTCAGCTACACAGATCCGATTGACGGCAGCGTTTCCTCGAAACAAGGAATCCGCATTATTTTCACAGACGGATCACGCATCGTCTACAGACTCTCGGGCACCGGCACGCACGGGGCTACTCTGCGTATCTACCTCGAAAGTTACGAAGCGGATACGAACCTGCACGATCAGGAAACACAAGAGGCACTAGCCCCCCTGATCAAAATTGCGGACGAACTAGCCACGATCAAAGCGTTAACTGACAGGGACCGACCGACAGTCATTACATAA
- a CDS encoding DEAD/DEAH box helicase — MRTPRPHQTKALADLRAAYNAGFERILYQLPTGGGKTDIMAMMCAEAMQDPDQIVRIDVHRDTLIQQFSERLNLFGLDFGVVAGDYPEAPHKRIQLVSVFSMAKRLDRYPKPDIVLNDECHNRAANIWEKCAIPSAVTIGFSATPCRLDGKGLRDYYDVLICGPQPKELIRDGYLVRPIIHIPTRVDASACRVTKAGDWNSDDAAQVVTAKGITGKAIESYKEFCDGLPAVAFCCNVKHAEQTAAEFNAAGIPAASIDGKQSKYHIRAVLENLKNGSLKVVTSCELISEGFDLPLVTVCIMLRPTKSLRLFLQAVGRVLRAAENKPFAYLLDHVGNVLNPEFGIPHRDRTWTLDGRPKVERGEREAIPRIVQCESCYSWVEPAPLCDVCGAEMKRAMREIKEIEGRLMRLEEEAAAEILSKAQKEKARNEIHQYAYKMFSKTNPLTLPSFISYCAQRGYGADYAAVIWRACLKKNAARVARQQANRRAG, encoded by the coding sequence ATGCGCACACCGCGACCACACCAGACGAAAGCATTAGCCGACCTCCGCGCAGCCTACAATGCGGGTTTCGAGCGCATCCTATACCAGCTGCCGACCGGCGGCGGGAAGACCGACATTATGGCTATGATGTGCGCCGAAGCCATGCAAGACCCAGACCAGATCGTCCGCATCGACGTGCATCGCGACACTTTGATTCAACAATTCAGCGAGCGGTTGAATTTATTCGGTCTTGATTTTGGTGTGGTCGCCGGCGACTATCCTGAAGCGCCACACAAGCGAATCCAGCTGGTGTCTGTGTTTTCAATGGCGAAGCGCCTGGACCGCTACCCGAAACCGGATATTGTTCTGAACGACGAATGCCACAATCGCGCCGCTAATATCTGGGAAAAGTGCGCGATACCGTCAGCGGTGACAATTGGTTTTAGTGCGACGCCTTGCCGGCTAGACGGAAAAGGTCTGCGCGATTACTACGACGTGCTTATTTGCGGACCGCAGCCGAAAGAATTGATTCGCGACGGCTACCTGGTCCGACCGATTATCCACATACCGACGCGCGTCGACGCTTCCGCTTGCCGTGTGACAAAAGCCGGCGACTGGAATTCGGATGACGCCGCCCAGGTCGTGACCGCGAAAGGTATCACTGGGAAAGCTATCGAGTCGTATAAGGAATTCTGCGACGGGCTGCCGGCGGTCGCGTTCTGCTGCAATGTCAAACACGCTGAACAGACTGCGGCTGAATTTAACGCTGCGGGCATTCCAGCAGCGAGCATCGACGGAAAACAGTCGAAGTACCACATTCGCGCCGTTCTTGAAAATCTGAAGAATGGTTCGCTAAAGGTCGTGACCAGTTGCGAACTGATATCTGAAGGCTTCGACCTGCCCCTGGTGACGGTGTGCATAATGCTACGCCCGACGAAGTCGCTTCGCCTGTTTTTGCAAGCCGTCGGGCGCGTGCTTCGCGCTGCCGAAAACAAACCATTCGCGTATCTGCTTGACCACGTCGGAAACGTGCTGAATCCAGAGTTCGGAATTCCGCACCGCGACCGGACCTGGACGCTTGACGGAAGACCGAAAGTCGAACGCGGCGAGCGCGAGGCGATACCGCGCATAGTGCAGTGTGAATCTTGCTATTCGTGGGTAGAACCGGCGCCGCTGTGCGATGTTTGCGGCGCTGAAATGAAACGCGCCATGCGCGAAATCAAAGAAATAGAAGGGCGACTGATGCGCCTGGAAGAAGAAGCGGCTGCCGAAATTTTGTCGAAGGCGCAGAAGGAAAAGGCGCGGAACGAAATCCATCAATACGCCTACAAGATGTTTTCGAAAACGAATCCGCTAACGCTGCCGTCGTTTATTTCCTACTGCGCACAACGCGGATATGGTGCGGATTACGCAGCGGTTATCTGGCGTGCGTGCCTGAAGAAGAACGCCGCGCGTGTAGCAAGACAGCAGGCAAACAGGAGGGCTGGTTAG